The following proteins are co-located in the Colletotrichum lupini chromosome 4, complete sequence genome:
- a CDS encoding X-Pro dipeptidyl-peptidase C-terminal non-catalytic domain-containing protein codes for MSATVTENPVTTTIQRDYLHDYQIRLTGGVEEAFTRGNADAPSPAAVNPPGWYDQHRQVPPYRPANTNMDIADRPWGSNGIESAFVFVMLNGCWLQGVTNWLWRSTGGRVNKDIFRFKCRLRGMVVADGTYSVFNVFNDSNPFSMESGVCDEYHLICLTISSARWGQPLPHRSARAQQTPYTEAAAAAMRSRGRHLASSAPFISSSVKEFNLRHIGKHLAPITMSVKTPPIKDLLEVTEDQENGLTFMKNVSIPLKDSPLPIRANVYLPLTSDKAARYPVLVTYGPYGKDIPYAKFYPKSFSEVAPDQRSKYSAWETPDPVFWTSQGYAIVRADERGLGQSPGLLDTMSRGTSECFFDVVEWAADQPWSNGKVGLLGISYYAGSQWRVAARRPKGLAAIIPWEGMSDYYRDRCRHGGIHSNKFIGFWWNRQVLVNQYGRKDRSKLDFPPDGPGARGQEDTIEGDLPEDVLVANRQDQTKDNEANRFRDDDYYASKEYKLEDIEVPVLSVANWGGILLHLRGNVQGYLGAGSQLKYLRFITGRHDLPFYYPEEVELQKSFLDAFLKGEDRVGWSTPGKVPPVTLTLRKGNVGFNDAEKEKAYPKREEAAWPIPRTDYTNFYLTPDLGLTTNGSGQDPKTVSYKALGSLENPQVVSFTSAPFEQETEITGHVTAHLNVSVTPDNSENETDIDLFVTLRHIDPSGQEVFYTGTAGDPVPLVKGWLRVSNRKVHDESPKHKSWLPHREYLSTDVLPVKAGEVYGVDIEVWPTNVVVDKGGKIVFEVSSGDTQGSGIFQHCSEVDRPASKFSGLNNIHFGQGLENYVTLPFASWFGLRVPDPSLLRTFAQSSFIKPIIDTNLPASMSFSEHFSLANIPYGIASDANHAKGVVTRVGDSVVFLSDLKLTNSADLKSALSQPTLNALAAVEKTELGILRKNIQQTLSDESTLSEHGVPIAEVQLHLPIKVDGFTDFSCSKEHLLNASEAVVGKASMPPAAPYLPIGYSGRPSSIVLSGTNITRPYGQYRDGNSIGFGPSRALDYELEVACIIGKPTQLGDRVAVTDADEHIFGLVLLNDWSARDIQGFEMSPLGPMNGKSFGTSISPWVITLEALEPFATQPPPKDIPSQPYLLDNKEKSSYNIALKAEVVTGDGATTVCKAQLSWMYWTFRDLVAQQTINGCNLNTGDILATGTVSGAGDDEHGCLLEMTKGGKVGWKTSTGQDRMYLQDGDGVRISGQAGDGVGFGDCRQWVIGKNEEPRNLNE; via the exons ATGTCGGCAACTGTCACAGAGAACCCTGTCACGACGACAATCCAACGAGACTACCTCCACGACTATCAGATTCGTCTCACTGGAGGCGTTGAGGAAGCCTTCACGAGAGGCAATGCGGATGCTCCATCGCCAGCAGCAGTGAACCCGCCCGGATGGTACGACCAGCACCGCCAGGTCCCTCCATACAGGCCGGCGAACACGAATATGGATATAGCAGACAGACCATGGGGGTCAAATGGCATCGAGTCGGCCTTTGTGTTTGTCATGTTGAATGGGTGTTGGCTTCAAGGG GTTACCAACTGGCTCTGGAGGTCGACGGGTGGAAGAGTGAATAAGGATATTTTCAGGTTCAAG TGTCGCCTTAGAGGCATGGTGGTGGCGGATGGCACCTACTCTGTGTTCAATGTATTCAATGACAGCAATCCATTTTCTAT GGAATCTGGTGTTTGCGACGAGTATCATCTCATTTGCCTTACCATAAG CTCCGCTCGTTGGGGTCAGCCCCTCCCCCACCGTTCCGCCCGTGCGCAACAAACGCCATAcacggaggcggcggcggcagcgatgAGGAGTAGAGGCAGA CATCTTGCATCATCCGCTCCATTCATCTCATCGTCGGTGAAAGAGTTCAA CCTGAGACATATAGGCAAACATTTAGCTCCAATCACCATGTCTGTCAAGACCCCTCCCATCAAAGACCTGCTCGAGGTCACCGAGGACCAGGAGAACGGCCTCACCTTTATGAAAAACGTCTCCATCCCGCTCAAAGACTCCCCGCTCCCCATTCGCGCGAACGTCTACCTTCCGCTCACTTCGGATAAGGCCGCACGTTACCCTGTGCTGGTGACCTACGGACCATATGGCAAAGATATCCCCTATGCCAAGTTCTATCCCAAGTCGTTCAGCGAGGTTGCTCCAGATCAGAGATCCAAATACTCGGCCTGGGAGACGCCCGATCCGGTCTTCTGGACGAGCCAGGGATATGCTATCGTTCGAGCCGACGAGCGAGGACTGGGCCAGAGCCCAGGACTGTTGGATACCATGAGCCGTGGCACGAGCGAGTGCTTCTTTGACGTGGTTGAGTGGGCTGCAGATCAGCCCTGGTCTAACGGCAAGGTCGGTCTGTTGGGTATTTCGTATTACGCTG GTTCTCAATGGCGCGTTGCCGCTCGGCGGCCCAAAGGTCTCGCGGCTATCATCCCTTGGGAGGGTATGTCCGACTACTACCGCGACCGCTGCCGTCACGGCGGCATCCACTCCAATAAGTTTATCGGCTTCTGGTGGAACCGCCAGGTACTGGTCAATCAATATGGCAGGAAAGATAGATCCAAGCTGGACTTCCCTCCAGATGGTCCTGGAGCCAGAGGTCAGGAGGACACCATTGAGGGTGACCTGCCAGAAGACGTCCTGGTAGCCAACCGCCAAGATCAGACGAAAGACAACGAAGCTAACCGCTTCCGCGACGATGACTACTACGCAAGCAAAGAATACAAGCTCGAGGACATTGAGGTTCCTGTTCTGAGCGTAGCCAACTGGGGTGGCATCCTTCTTCACCTGAGAGGCAACGTGCAGGGATACCTCGGAGCAGGCTCCCAGCTCAAGTATTTGCGCTTCATCACTGGCCGTCACGATCTCCCATTTTACTACCCCGAGGAAGTGGAGCTACAAAAGAGTTTCCTCGATGCATTCTTGAAGGGTGAAGATAGAGTCGGCTGGAGCACGCCTGGCAAGGTGCCTCCCGTGACGCTTACTCTGCGAAAGGGCAACGTCGGATTCAACGACgccgagaaggagaaggcgtATCCCAAGAGAGAGGAAGCTGCTTGGCCAATTCCGCGAACAGATTACACCAACTTCTATCTGACGCCTGACCTTGGTCTAACGACAAATGGCTCTGGCCAGGATCCCAAGACTGTCTCGTATAAGGCTTTGGGTTCCCTGGAGAACCCTCAAGTTGTTTCCTTCACGTCCGCTCCCTTTGAGCAAGAGACGGAGATCACAGGCCACGTCACGGCCCATCTCAACGTCTCGGTGACGCCCGACAACTCGGAAAATGAAACCGATATCGACCTCTTCGTGACCCTGCGCCACATCGACCCATCGGGCCAGGAAGTCTTTTACACCGGAACAGCTGGCGACCCCGTGCCGCTCGTCAAGGGCTGGCTGAGAGTGAGCAATCGCAAGGTTCACGACGAGAGCCCCAAGCACAAGTCCTGGCTGCCGCATAGAGAGTACCTCTCCACAGACGTCCTGCCAGTCAAGGCTGGAGAGGTCTACGGCGTAGACATCGAGGTCTGGCCGACAAATGTCGTTGTCGACAAGGGCGGCAAGATCGTCTTCGAGGTTAGCAGCGGCGACACCCAGGGCAGCGGAATTTTCCAGCACTGCTCAGAAGTTGACCG GCCTGCATCCAAATTCTCTGGATTGAACAATATTCATTTCGGCCAAGGCCTTGAGAACTATGTCACTCTACCC TTTGCAAGTTGGTTTGGGCTCCGAGTCCCTGATCCGAGCCTCCTACGTACCTTTG CCCAATCGAGCTTCATAAAGCCAATCATTGATACCAATCTCCCTGCCAGTATGAGTTTCTCCGAGCATTTCTCCCTTGCCAACATTCCGTACGGAATCGCCAGTGACGCGAACCATGCAAAAGGCGTAGTCACGAGAGTAGGGGACTCGGTCGTCTTCCTCTCTGACCTAAAACTCACAAATTCCGCGGATCTCAAGTCCGCTTTGTCTCAG CCGACCCTCAATGCTTTGGCGGCAGTAGAAAAGACGGAGCTCGGGATCCTCCGAAAGAACATTCAACAAACCCTTTCCGACGAATCGACTCTGTCTGAACATGGCGTACCGATCGCCGAGGTTCAGCTACACTTGCCAATCAAAGTAGACGGCTTCACCGATTTCTCGTGCTCCAAAGAACATCTCTTGAATGCGTCAGAGGCAGTTGTGGGCAAGGCCTCCATGCCACCCGCAGCACCGTACTTGCCCATCGGCTACAGTGGTCGGCCTTCTTCGATTGTACTTTCGGGGACGAATATCACGCGGCCGTACGGGCAATATCGTGACGGAAACAGTATTGGTTTCGGTCCCTCTAGAGCGCTCGATTACGAGCTCGAGGTGGCTTGCATTATTGGGAAACCGACGCAGCTTGGAGACCGCGTAGCTGTGACGGATGCCGACGAGCATATCTTTGGTCTCGTTCTGCTGAACGACTGGAGTG CTCGCGATATCCAAGGATTTGAGATGAGTCCGCTGGGACCGATGAATGGCAAGTCATTCGGGACGTCCATTAGTCCGTGGG TGATCACACTCGAAGCACTCGAACCTTTTGCAACACAACCTCCTCCGAAGGATATACCCTCGCAGCCATACTTGTTGGACAACAAGGAGAAATCGAGTTACAATATCGCCTTGAAGGCCGAAGTAGTAACTGGCGACGGGGCTACGACGGTGTGTAAGGCGCAGCTCAGCTGGATGTACTGGACGTTCCGCGACCTAGTGGCCCAGCAAACAATCAATGGGTGTAATCTCAACACTGGCGATATTCTGGCGACGGGGACGGTGTCGGGAGCCGGCGATGACGAGCACGGGTGTCTGCTAGAGATGACCAAGGGCGGCAAGGTCGGTTGGAAGACGTCCACTGGTCAAGACAGGATGTATTTGCAGGACGGAGACGGCGTGCGCATCAGCGGGCAAGCTGGGGATGGCGTGGGGTTTGGTGACTGC CGACAATGGGTCATTGGCAAGAACGAGGAGCCTCGGAACTTGAACGAGTAA